The following proteins come from a genomic window of Phycisphaerales bacterium AB-hyl4:
- a CDS encoding glycosyltransferase family 4 protein, with protein MHVALLANVAWLDEELASFQQLVVGLIDEQVRVAQVVPQHLPLEESIVFGERVLWPESKWWAVNVYRLWRMDTKLAELGVDLLHAMDGRLWLGAALLARKLELPVIFQANSHIDLRRLDRVTALLPAKQTAFIATTEPIAQAIRERLTEDHTVACVPPGAHVGEPVRVRQSDDEACAVISGNGRLDHRYHAMLEGLGEVIRRHPRTQFFFDGQGSDQHQIWKAARHHNLMSNLSMIPRRLGHRELLVRADMLLHPQPLGLSRGLTLQAMAHAVPVLAHEDPWLDYLVADESAFVMSSASGPDWAERINAMIEQPQEAESLGQRARSWIGEHRTASQAIAGTLEMYHRMAGHTIPFPG; from the coding sequence ATGCATGTGGCATTGCTTGCCAACGTCGCCTGGCTGGATGAAGAACTCGCCAGCTTTCAGCAACTGGTCGTCGGCCTGATCGACGAGCAGGTGCGGGTTGCGCAGGTCGTGCCGCAACACCTGCCGCTGGAGGAGTCGATCGTCTTCGGTGAACGCGTGCTCTGGCCGGAGTCGAAGTGGTGGGCGGTCAACGTCTATCGGCTGTGGCGGATGGATACGAAGCTCGCCGAGTTGGGGGTGGATCTGCTGCACGCGATGGACGGCCGACTGTGGCTGGGCGCAGCCCTGCTGGCGCGGAAGCTCGAGCTGCCCGTCATCTTCCAGGCCAACTCGCACATCGACCTTCGCCGACTCGACCGCGTGACCGCCCTGCTGCCTGCGAAGCAGACCGCCTTCATCGCCACCACCGAACCCATCGCCCAAGCCATCCGCGAACGCCTCACCGAAGATCACACGGTCGCCTGCGTGCCGCCCGGAGCCCACGTGGGCGAGCCCGTCCGCGTGCGCCAAAGCGACGACGAGGCCTGCGCCGTCATCAGCGGCAACGGTCGGCTGGACCACCGCTATCACGCCATGCTCGAAGGCCTGGGCGAAGTCATCCGCCGACACCCGCGAACGCAGTTTTTCTTCGACGGGCAAGGCTCCGACCAGCATCAGATCTGGAAGGCGGCCCGGCATCACAACCTGATGTCGAACCTGTCGATGATCCCGCGTCGGCTGGGGCATCGCGAACTGCTCGTGCGGGCGGACATGCTGTTGCATCCGCAGCCGCTGGGCCTGTCGCGAGGGCTGACGTTGCAGGCGATGGCCCACGCCGTGCCCGTGCTGGCGCATGAAGACCCGTGGCTGGACTACCTGGTGGCGGATGAGTCGGCGTTCGTGATGTCGTCCGCCAGCGGGCCGGACTGGGCTGAGCGCATCAACGCCATGATCGAGCAGCCGCAGGAAGCCGAATCGCTCGGCCAGCGGGCGCGGTCGTGGATCGGCGAGCACCGCACCGCCTCGCAAGCCATCGCGGGCACGCTGGAGATGTATCATCGCATGGCCGGCCATACGATTCCGTTTCCGGGGTGA
- a CDS encoding DUF2203 domain-containing protein, whose amino-acid sequence MTTTHHDPFPDKRYFSVEEANRALPYVQRIVKDVAEVYSRIVDLRREVEQAADTGGDSETAEARYETAMDRLSALVDELHAVGVELKDFEKGLIDFPAVHDGREVQLCWHPGEPEVGYWHETDAGYAGRQSVDTLENVKTAADDED is encoded by the coding sequence ATGACGACGACTCACCACGACCCGTTCCCCGATAAGCGCTACTTCTCGGTCGAGGAGGCGAACCGCGCGTTGCCCTACGTGCAGCGTATTGTGAAAGACGTTGCCGAGGTTTACAGCCGAATCGTCGACCTCCGCCGCGAGGTGGAGCAGGCGGCCGACACCGGCGGCGACAGCGAGACGGCCGAGGCCCGATATGAGACGGCGATGGATCGGCTCAGCGCGCTGGTCGACGAGCTGCACGCCGTGGGCGTCGAGTTGAAGGATTTCGAGAAGGGGCTGATCGACTTCCCCGCGGTGCACGACGGTCGGGAAGTGCAACTATGCTGGCATCCGGGCGAGCCGGAGGTAGGCTACTGGCATGAGACCGACGCGGGCTACGCCGGCCGACAGTCGGTCGACACGCTGGAAAACGTCAAGACCGCCGCGGACGACGAAGACTGA
- a CDS encoding NAD(P)-binding domain-containing protein: protein MSPQPPEQLANPPEDSRQPRPPADADRQAEVIIVGAGPIGLELAVVLKHMGVDYLHLDAGQVGQTVTRYPQQTRFFSSPERIAIAGVPLTLSDHNRASREQYLAYLRSVVQQFDLKVNTFERVTDIKQSDGEYRFTLHTDRRGTPHTYQAKHLVLAVGDMHGPRKINVPGEDLPHVSHYFDEPHRYFNQRLLIVGGRNSAVETALRCYHAGAQVSLSYRWGGFDERLVKYGILPEIKALIEHERVKFYPYTLVREITAEHVVLEDSGLRGQDAGPGVTDLATTPAEASGELTHVPADFVLLLTGYVMNTELFAMAGVELVGENCSPKHDLSTMETNVPGLYVAGTAAAGTQVRFRLFIENCHPHVAKIARNITGQQPPMHLINQAAKQFALPES from the coding sequence ATGAGCCCTCAGCCACCTGAACAACTCGCCAACCCGCCAGAAGATTCCCGCCAACCGCGTCCGCCAGCCGACGCCGATCGGCAGGCGGAGGTCATCATCGTCGGGGCCGGGCCGATCGGCCTGGAGCTGGCCGTCGTCCTCAAACACATGGGCGTCGACTACCTCCACCTCGACGCTGGACAGGTCGGCCAGACCGTCACCCGGTACCCCCAGCAGACCCGCTTCTTCTCCAGCCCGGAACGCATCGCCATCGCAGGCGTCCCCCTTACCCTGTCCGACCACAATCGCGCCAGCCGAGAGCAATATCTCGCGTACCTCCGCAGCGTGGTTCAGCAGTTCGACCTCAAGGTCAACACCTTCGAGCGCGTGACCGACATCAAGCAAAGCGACGGCGAATACCGCTTCACGCTCCACACCGACCGCCGGGGCACGCCTCACACATATCAGGCGAAACACCTCGTGCTGGCTGTCGGCGATATGCACGGCCCGCGCAAGATCAACGTGCCCGGCGAAGATCTGCCCCATGTCAGCCACTACTTCGACGAGCCGCATCGCTACTTCAACCAGCGGCTGCTCATCGTCGGCGGGCGCAACTCGGCGGTCGAAACCGCGCTGCGCTGCTATCACGCCGGTGCTCAGGTGAGCCTCAGCTATCGCTGGGGCGGGTTTGACGAACGACTGGTCAAGTATGGCATCCTGCCGGAGATCAAAGCGCTCATCGAGCATGAGCGCGTGAAGTTTTACCCCTACACGCTCGTCCGCGAGATCACCGCGGAGCACGTCGTGCTGGAAGACTCCGGCCTGCGCGGGCAGGACGCCGGGCCGGGCGTGACGGACCTTGCCACGACGCCCGCCGAGGCCAGCGGCGAGTTGACGCACGTGCCCGCTGACTTTGTGTTGCTGCTGACCGGCTATGTGATGAACACCGAGTTGTTCGCGATGGCGGGTGTGGAGCTGGTGGGTGAGAACTGTTCGCCGAAGCATGACCTGTCGACGATGGAGACGAACGTGCCGGGCCTGTATGTCGCAGGCACGGCCGCGGCGGGCACGCAAGTGCGGTTCCGGTTGTTCATTGAGAACTGTCACCCGCACGTGGCGAAGATCGCCCGCAATATCACGGGCCAACAGCCGCCGATGCACCTGATCAACCAGGCGGCGAAGCAGTTCGCGTTGCCGGAGAGTTAA
- a CDS encoding PEP-CTERM sorting domain-containing protein — MSMQEWKCLVAAGLIALATSHNPAYALMIDDFTQGPITLGSEGSNLGGGVSETQTGLDPNHVVAGTRELFVATVTSDSVVTPTTLTIHPDAIDGRLRVTSATVDGDDRPITYFIVRYGSEDTPLNFDATQHGNAIKIHNIRTNFENENLSPLHDMIRVADEDGASAVPFEVPGNDGAFDLILPFSSFDADFENVHYIDFIFARARQRDAFIAFDAISIVPEPGSLALLGLSGITLLWRRRPELRCASRLNRP; from the coding sequence ATGAGCATGCAAGAATGGAAGTGCCTGGTCGCTGCGGGCCTGATTGCCTTGGCTACATCGCATAACCCTGCGTATGCGTTGATGATCGACGACTTCACGCAGGGCCCCATTACCCTTGGCAGCGAAGGCTCGAACCTTGGCGGCGGAGTCAGCGAAACGCAAACCGGGCTCGACCCCAATCACGTCGTTGCTGGTACGCGCGAGTTGTTCGTGGCGACGGTCACAAGCGATTCGGTCGTAACGCCTACGACATTGACTATTCATCCGGATGCTATCGATGGTCGCCTGCGTGTCACTAGCGCCACAGTCGACGGGGATGACCGACCAATCACCTATTTCATCGTTCGGTACGGTTCTGAAGACACGCCACTGAACTTTGATGCCACACAGCACGGCAACGCGATCAAAATTCATAACATCCGCACGAATTTCGAAAATGAAAATCTCTCGCCGCTTCACGACATGATTCGCGTCGCTGACGAGGACGGCGCCAGTGCCGTTCCATTTGAAGTGCCAGGCAACGACGGTGCGTTCGACCTGATTCTCCCGTTCTCCAGCTTCGACGCGGACTTTGAGAACGTGCATTACATCGACTTCATCTTTGCCCGCGCCCGCCAACGAGACGCCTTTATCGCCTTCGATGCGATCAGCATCGTTCCGGAACCCGGCTCGCTCGCCTTGCTAGGTCTCAGTGGCATCACGCTGCTGTGGCGACGCCGACCCGAACTCCGCTGCGCTTCGCGGCTAAATCGCCCTTAA
- the ahcY gene encoding adenosylhomocysteinase, with protein MTPTKTKTGLDYKVADLGLAEWGRKEIELAEHEMPGLMSVRKRYAKDQPLKGERVMGSLHMTIQTAVLIETLADLGADVRWVSCNIFSTQDHAAAAVVVGKDGTPDDPKGVPVYAWKGETLEEYWWCTQQALDFGNGNGPTQIVDDGGDATLLIHKGVEFEKAGKVPSPDTTNNAEFKVVLQLLAEIQKDSKDYWQKLAADCAGVSEETTTGVHRLYEMEKAGTLLFPAINVNDSVTKSKFDNSYGCRHSLIDGLNRASDVMIGGKTAVVCGYGEVGKGSAQAFKGQGCRVIITEIDPICALQAAMEGFEVKPLEDVIGEADIFITTTGNFDIITAEHMSKMKHRALVGNIGHFDNEIDMAGLEKIPGIKRRNIKPQYDEFIFPDGHSVMVLAEGRLLNLGCATGHPSFVMSASFTNQTMAQIELAQNRSAYEKKVYMLPKKLDEEVARLHLDHLGVKLTKLTKEQADYIGVPIEGPYKPEHYRY; from the coding sequence ATGACACCGACGAAGACGAAAACTGGCCTTGACTACAAGGTCGCGGACCTCGGCCTGGCCGAGTGGGGCCGTAAGGAGATCGAACTGGCCGAGCATGAAATGCCAGGCCTGATGTCGGTCCGCAAGCGATACGCCAAGGATCAGCCGCTCAAGGGCGAGCGCGTCATGGGCTCGCTGCACATGACGATCCAGACGGCTGTGCTGATCGAAACGCTGGCGGACCTCGGCGCGGATGTGCGCTGGGTCAGCTGCAACATTTTCAGCACGCAGGACCACGCCGCCGCCGCGGTCGTCGTCGGCAAAGACGGCACGCCGGACGACCCCAAGGGTGTGCCCGTGTACGCCTGGAAGGGTGAAACGCTTGAAGAATACTGGTGGTGCACGCAGCAGGCGCTGGACTTCGGCAACGGCAACGGCCCGACGCAGATCGTCGACGACGGCGGCGACGCGACGCTGCTGATCCACAAGGGCGTCGAATTCGAAAAGGCCGGCAAGGTCCCCAGCCCGGACACGACTAACAACGCCGAGTTCAAGGTTGTGCTCCAGCTGCTCGCCGAGATCCAGAAGGACAGCAAGGACTACTGGCAGAAGCTCGCCGCCGACTGTGCCGGCGTGTCGGAAGAAACCACGACCGGCGTGCATCGCCTCTACGAGATGGAAAAGGCCGGCACGCTGCTGTTCCCCGCCATCAACGTCAACGACTCGGTCACCAAGAGCAAGTTCGACAACAGCTACGGCTGCCGACACTCGCTGATCGACGGCCTGAACCGCGCGTCCGACGTCATGATCGGCGGCAAGACCGCCGTCGTCTGTGGCTACGGCGAAGTCGGCAAGGGCAGCGCCCAAGCCTTCAAGGGCCAGGGCTGCCGCGTCATCATCACTGAGATCGACCCGATCTGCGCCCTCCAGGCCGCGATGGAAGGCTTCGAAGTCAAGCCCCTGGAAGACGTGATCGGCGAAGCGGACATCTTCATCACCACGACCGGCAACTTCGACATCATCACCGCTGAGCATATGTCGAAGATGAAGCACCGCGCTCTGGTGGGCAACATCGGCCACTTCGATAACGAAATCGACATGGCCGGCCTGGAGAAGATCCCCGGCATCAAACGGCGGAACATCAAGCCGCAGTATGACGAGTTCATCTTCCCCGACGGCCACAGCGTCATGGTGCTCGCCGAAGGCCGACTGCTCAACCTCGGTTGCGCCACCGGCCACCCGAGCTTCGTGATGTCTGCCAGCTTCACCAACCAGACGATGGCCCAGATCGAGCTGGCGCAGAACCGCAGCGCCTACGAGAAGAAGGTCTACATGCTGCCGAAGAAGCTCGACGAGGAAGTCGCTCGCCTGCACCTGGATCACCTTGGCGTGAAGCTGACGAAGCTCACCAAGGAACAGGCCGACTACATCGGCGTGCCGATCGAAGGCCCGTACAAGCCTGAGCACTACCGCTACTGA
- a CDS encoding ArsR/SmtB family transcription factor, protein MISAPAQPDALLRWMGSLAEPTRLRLLRLLEQHELGVSDLCDVVQMPQSTVSRHLKLLSDEGWLVSRRQGTTNRYRMVLDELAPSQRKLWLLAREQSSEWSATEQDQLRLAERLRRKRDDSQAFFAGAAGEWDRLRNELYGSAFSRESLLALLPGELVVADLGCGTGSLSADLARFVGKVIGVDNSPAMLDAARQRTAAVDNVELRQGDVEAVPIDDGTCDAAIQALVLTYVPEPIRVVQEMHRILKPGGVAVVVDLLKHDREDFRRQMGQQSMGFEPEGLNQLLTEAGFEKAQSWPVPPEERARGPALLVGRARKK, encoded by the coding sequence ATGATTAGCGCCCCCGCCCAACCTGACGCCCTGCTCCGCTGGATGGGCAGCCTGGCCGAGCCCACCCGCCTACGGCTGCTTCGGCTGCTCGAACAGCATGAGCTCGGCGTCTCCGACCTCTGCGACGTGGTGCAGATGCCCCAGTCGACGGTTAGCCGACACCTAAAGTTGCTCAGTGACGAGGGTTGGCTCGTTTCGCGAAGACAGGGCACGACCAACCGCTACCGCATGGTGCTGGACGAGTTGGCCCCCTCGCAGCGAAAACTCTGGCTGCTCGCCCGCGAGCAGAGCAGCGAATGGTCCGCCACGGAGCAGGACCAGCTTCGCCTCGCGGAACGGCTGCGGCGGAAGCGCGACGACTCACAAGCCTTTTTCGCGGGAGCGGCGGGCGAGTGGGACCGCCTTCGCAATGAACTCTATGGCTCGGCGTTCAGTCGCGAATCCTTGCTCGCCCTGCTGCCGGGCGAGCTGGTCGTGGCGGACCTGGGCTGCGGGACGGGCTCGCTGTCGGCGGACCTGGCCCGGTTTGTGGGCAAGGTCATCGGCGTGGACAACTCGCCAGCCATGCTCGACGCGGCTCGGCAGCGGACCGCGGCGGTTGACAATGTCGAGCTTCGGCAAGGCGACGTTGAAGCCGTACCGATCGATGACGGGACCTGCGACGCGGCGATCCAGGCGCTCGTGTTGACGTACGTGCCCGAGCCGATTCGTGTGGTGCAGGAGATGCACCGCATTTTAAAGCCGGGCGGCGTGGCGGTGGTGGTCGATCTGCTGAAGCACGACCGGGAAGACTTTCGTCGGCAGATGGGTCAGCAGTCGATGGGCTTCGAGCCGGAGGGCTTGAACCAGTTGCTGACGGAGGCGGGGTTTGAGAAGGCGCAGAGCTGGCCGGTGCCCCCGGAGGAGCGGGCACGTGGGCCGGCGCTGCTTGTGGGACGGGCGAGGAAGAAGTGA
- a CDS encoding LysM peptidoglycan-binding domain-containing protein translates to MTSSYKIALLAAGLLCVLVVGYYLVPDRTDDDNGEPTAAESSADDAGADRPASLVRRGSDSAGNQPGRRSAEPVDATPTFEDPAPDTSADDDDPGLPPSEDPGMTPSANDQPVIPVGRNGDSMRSNLFESLDVADAADEPGGTERSTAEREPESEPDPEPTAAEAEPEPTPAAEPERTTTSARNANAQQQTPQTYTVQSGDTLSSIANDLYGAERHWVDIARANPRVDPIRLRIGQELRLPADEVIERRSAASTDADLESPPGTLTHVVRPGETLTAIAHQHYNDSSRWRVIFNANRDKLGADPNRVTAGDELTIPPLPRN, encoded by the coding sequence ATGACCAGTTCGTACAAAATTGCACTTCTCGCTGCCGGACTCTTGTGTGTCCTGGTGGTTGGCTATTACCTCGTGCCGGATCGCACTGACGACGACAACGGCGAGCCGACTGCCGCCGAGTCCTCGGCCGACGACGCCGGGGCGGATCGTCCTGCGTCGCTGGTTCGGCGGGGGTCGGACAGCGCGGGCAATCAGCCCGGCCGACGGTCTGCCGAGCCGGTGGATGCGACGCCGACGTTTGAAGATCCGGCGCCCGACACATCGGCGGACGATGACGACCCCGGCCTGCCACCGAGTGAAGACCCGGGCATGACGCCCTCGGCCAACGACCAGCCGGTGATCCCCGTCGGTCGTAATGGCGATTCGATGCGGTCGAATTTGTTCGAGTCGCTCGACGTGGCCGACGCTGCGGATGAGCCGGGCGGGACCGAGCGGTCGACTGCCGAGCGTGAACCGGAATCAGAACCGGACCCCGAGCCCACCGCCGCGGAAGCCGAGCCCGAGCCGACGCCTGCCGCCGAGCCAGAGCGGACGACGACGTCGGCCCGCAATGCCAATGCCCAGCAGCAGACGCCGCAGACGTACACCGTTCAGAGCGGCGACACGCTCAGCTCGATCGCCAACGATCTGTATGGCGCCGAGCGCCACTGGGTCGACATCGCCCGGGCCAACCCGCGCGTCGACCCGATCCGCCTGCGCATCGGGCAGGAGCTTCGGCTACCTGCCGACGAGGTCATCGAACGTCGCAGCGCTGCCTCAACAGATGCTGACCTCGAATCACCCCCCGGCACGCTGACGCACGTGGTCCGTCCGGGCGAGACGCTGACCGCGATCGCCCATCAGCACTACAACGACAGCTCGCGCTGGCGTGTGATCTTCAACGCCAACCGCGACAAGCTCGGCGCCGACCCCAACCGCGTGACGGCGGGCGACGAGTTGACCATTCCGCCGCTGCCGCGCAACTGA
- a CDS encoding YmdB family metallophosphoesterase — protein sequence MSIRIVMLGDIVGTAGRLALAQCMPALRERYQPNLVIANAENAANGSGLTPALHSKLAAMGIDGMTLGDHVYKKKEIMRTLEEDPTLIRAANLPASAAGRGWMRLTPTTSVAAGGERGPSVYVITLLGRVFMNLPVNHPFEVIEQVLSQLPSRESIVLVEMHAEATSEKVAMGWYLNGRVAAVLGTHTHIPTADARILPAEPQHGRPGGSPTLGAAGGTAYITDLGMTGPYDSILGRRIDRVLHHMTTSMHAPYDVAEGNPRVCGVSIDVNETSLRATAIERIDMPADVTKPPFTSG from the coding sequence ATGAGCATTCGCATCGTCATGCTGGGCGACATCGTCGGCACGGCCGGCCGACTGGCGTTGGCCCAGTGCATGCCCGCGCTGCGCGAGCGCTATCAGCCGAACCTTGTCATCGCTAACGCTGAGAATGCCGCCAACGGCTCGGGGCTGACGCCTGCGCTGCACAGCAAGCTCGCGGCGATGGGCATCGACGGGATGACCCTCGGCGACCACGTCTATAAGAAGAAGGAAATCATGCGGACGTTGGAGGAGGACCCGACGCTCATCCGCGCGGCGAACCTGCCTGCCTCCGCTGCGGGCCGGGGCTGGATGCGGTTGACGCCGACGACGTCCGTGGCTGCCGGCGGCGAGCGCGGGCCGAGTGTTTATGTGATTACGCTGCTCGGCCGAGTGTTCATGAATCTGCCGGTGAACCATCCGTTCGAGGTGATCGAGCAGGTGCTCAGCCAACTGCCTTCGCGCGAGTCGATCGTGCTCGTTGAGATGCACGCCGAGGCGACCAGCGAAAAGGTGGCGATGGGTTGGTATCTCAACGGCCGAGTGGCGGCGGTGCTCGGCACGCACACGCATATCCCCACCGCCGACGCTCGCATTCTGCCTGCCGAGCCGCAGCACGGCCGACCGGGCGGCTCGCCCACGCTCGGCGCTGCGGGTGGCACGGCGTACATCACCGACCTGGGCATGACCGGCCCGTACGACTCGATCCTCGGCCGACGCATCGACCGCGTGCTGCATCACATGACCACCAGCATGCACGCGCCTTACGACGTGGCCGAGGGCAACCCGCGCGTCTGCGGTGTGTCGATCGACGTTAACGAAACCAGCCTGCGCGCTACCGCCATCGAACGCATCGACATGCCAGCCGACGTCACCAAGCCGCCGTTCACCAGCGGCTGA
- a CDS encoding PstS family phosphate ABC transporter substrate-binding protein, which yields MNKRNWTMQTCAMGVAAVLAAPALADQVDSNLPQYEATQGVSGNINTVGSDTMNNLAQLWTEGFREVYPNVRIEIEGMGSSAGPVALSEGTANFAPMSRAMTARENDTFEARHGYVPVALPVAVDMLAVYVHRDNPIEGLSMQQVDGIFSSTQRGGGENITRWGEVGLAGNWANQNISIYGRNAASGTYGFYREHALFGGDFKSSVREQPGSSAVVQGVASERNAIGYSGIGYKTADVRAVPLKQDGDERYYEATAEDAGDYPLARFLYVYVNHQPGRDLDPLRREFIKFMYSQQGQEAVVRDGFIPVSASVAREALKAVGIEPGF from the coding sequence ATGAACAAGCGCAATTGGACCATGCAGACGTGTGCGATGGGGGTCGCGGCAGTGCTCGCAGCCCCGGCTCTGGCAGATCAGGTCGACTCGAACCTGCCGCAGTACGAGGCAACGCAGGGCGTTTCGGGCAACATCAATACCGTCGGCTCGGACACGATGAACAACCTTGCTCAGCTCTGGACCGAGGGCTTCCGCGAGGTCTACCCCAACGTCCGCATTGAAATCGAAGGCATGGGCTCGTCCGCAGGCCCGGTCGCGCTCAGCGAGGGCACCGCAAACTTCGCCCCCATGAGCCGGGCCATGACCGCCCGCGAAAACGACACCTTCGAGGCCCGCCACGGCTATGTGCCGGTCGCCCTGCCGGTGGCTGTCGACATGCTCGCTGTCTATGTCCACCGCGACAACCCCATCGAAGGCCTGAGCATGCAGCAGGTCGACGGCATCTTCTCCTCCACCCAGCGCGGCGGCGGCGAGAACATTACCCGCTGGGGCGAAGTCGGCCTGGCCGGCAACTGGGCCAACCAGAACATCAGCATCTATGGCCGAAACGCCGCCAGCGGCACGTACGGCTTCTACCGCGAACACGCCCTGTTCGGCGGCGACTTCAAGAGCAGCGTCCGTGAGCAGCCCGGCTCGTCGGCTGTGGTGCAAGGCGTCGCCAGCGAACGCAACGCCATCGGCTACAGCGGCATCGGCTACAAGACCGCTGACGTCCGCGCCGTCCCGCTGAAGCAAGATGGCGACGAACGCTATTACGAGGCCACCGCGGAAGACGCCGGCGATTATCCGCTGGCCCGCTTCCTCTACGTCTACGTCAACCACCAGCCCGGCCGCGACCTCGACCCGCTTCGCCGTGAGTTCATCAAGTTCATGTACTCGCAGCAGGGCCAGGAAGCCGTCGTCCGCGACGGGTTCATCCCTGTCAGTGCGTCCGTCGCCCGCGAAGCGCTGAAGGCAGTCGGTATCGAACCTGGGTTCTAA